Proteins from a single region of Nocardioides anomalus:
- a CDS encoding nitroreductase family protein, producing MELYEVMRTTAAIREFTDDPIPDEVLARILDHARFAPSGGNRQGAHLVLVTDQETRQALAELNEPAVRRYAAQSAAGETPWNPLRPPGPSPEEIAATEVPAYFITPVLTAAVVLVFLVDLGAVAATDQDLDRIGMVAGASVYPLAWNVLLAARNEGFGGTFTTMAVAREPQVKELLGVPEEYAVAAVVPLGKPVKQPTRLRRQPVEEFVTWERFDGAPFES from the coding sequence ATGGAGCTGTACGAGGTGATGCGCACCACCGCGGCGATCCGCGAGTTCACCGACGACCCGATCCCCGACGAGGTGCTGGCCCGGATCCTGGACCACGCGCGGTTCGCGCCGAGCGGCGGCAACCGGCAGGGCGCCCACCTCGTCCTGGTCACCGACCAGGAGACGCGGCAGGCGCTGGCCGAGCTCAACGAGCCGGCGGTGCGCCGGTACGCCGCGCAGTCGGCCGCGGGGGAGACCCCGTGGAACCCGCTCCGCCCGCCCGGCCCGTCGCCCGAGGAGATCGCGGCGACCGAGGTGCCGGCCTACTTCATCACGCCCGTGCTCACCGCCGCCGTCGTCCTGGTGTTCCTCGTCGACCTGGGCGCCGTGGCCGCGACCGACCAGGACCTCGACCGGATCGGGATGGTGGCGGGCGCGTCGGTCTACCCGCTGGCCTGGAACGTGCTGCTCGCCGCGCGCAACGAGGGGTTCGGCGGGACGTTCACCACGATGGCCGTGGCCCGGGAGCCGCAGGTCAAGGAGCTGCTGGGCGTGCCGGAGGAGTACGCCGTCGCCGCGGTCGTCCCCCTCGGCAAGCCGGTCAAGCAGCCGACCCGGCTGCGCCGCCAACCGGTCGAGGAGTTCGTGACGTGGGAACGCTTCGACGGGGCACCGTTCGAGTCGTGA
- the sixA gene encoding phosphohistidine phosphatase SixA, with amino-acid sequence MSDPRTLVIIRHAKAEQSGASDFDRQLTDRGLVDAAQAGEWLAARGVEPDQALVSAAVRTQQTWEAVNDAAGWDLEATTEDSLYEAGTETALDLLRAADDHVRTLVVVGHNPTMGTLAALLDDGNGDDEAANELTLGFPTCAVAVLEYDGEWSDLDEASASVIGYHRA; translated from the coding sequence GTGAGCGACCCCAGGACCCTGGTGATCATCCGCCACGCCAAGGCCGAGCAGTCCGGCGCGAGCGACTTCGACCGGCAGCTGACCGACCGTGGCCTCGTCGACGCCGCCCAGGCCGGCGAGTGGCTGGCCGCCCGCGGCGTCGAGCCCGACCAGGCCCTGGTGTCCGCCGCCGTGCGCACCCAGCAGACCTGGGAAGCGGTCAACGACGCCGCCGGCTGGGACCTCGAGGCCACCACCGAGGACTCGCTCTACGAGGCCGGCACCGAGACCGCCCTCGACCTGCTCCGCGCCGCCGACGACCACGTCCGCACCCTGGTGGTCGTCGGCCACAACCCGACCATGGGCACGCTCGCGGCCCTGCTGGACGACGGGAACGGCGACGACGAGGCCGCCAACGAGCTCACCTTGGGCTTCCCCACGTGTGCGGTGGCGGTGCTGGAGTACGACGGCGAGTGGTCGGACCTCGACGAGGCCTCGGCCAGCGTCATCGGGTACCACCGAGCCTGA
- a CDS encoding SPFH domain-containing protein — protein MGALIVLILLVLLFLFVVTLLAKTVRIVPQARAGIVERFGKYKQTLPAGLNIVVPFIDKVRYLIDLREQVVSFPPQPVITEDNLVVSIDTVIYFQVTDPIAATYEIANYIQAVEQLTMTTLRNIVGGMDLEQTLTSREEINHGLRGVLDEATGKWGIRVNRVEIKGIDPPPSIKDAMEKQMRADRDKRALILSAEGQRQSSILTAEGNKQSAILNAEGDRESQILRAQADRESAILRAQGEGQAIQMVFQAIHDGQPDQSLLAYQYLQMMPKIAEGDANKVWVIPSEITKALEGLGSSIHEIAGIPQNSGGPRKRVDMGSYEPAKLAGSGALADAEVSKANEAVQAAIAEAAQAANPGVADPSTAIGGTPDPTAAASTATPDQPVDQPVDPSAPPSGPATGSQEPPPPAAPPGPPAS, from the coding sequence ATGGGCGCACTGATCGTGCTCATCCTGCTGGTGCTGCTGTTCCTGTTCGTCGTCACCCTGCTGGCCAAGACCGTGCGGATCGTCCCGCAGGCGCGCGCCGGCATCGTGGAGCGCTTCGGCAAGTACAAGCAGACCCTGCCGGCCGGCCTCAACATCGTCGTGCCGTTCATCGACAAGGTGCGCTACCTCATCGACCTGCGCGAGCAGGTCGTGAGCTTCCCGCCCCAGCCCGTGATCACCGAGGACAACCTGGTCGTCTCGATCGACACCGTCATCTACTTCCAGGTGACCGACCCGATCGCCGCGACCTACGAGATCGCCAACTACATCCAGGCCGTCGAGCAGCTGACCATGACCACGCTGCGCAACATCGTCGGCGGCATGGACCTGGAGCAGACCCTGACCAGCCGCGAGGAGATCAACCACGGCCTGCGGGGCGTGCTCGACGAGGCGACCGGCAAGTGGGGCATCCGCGTCAACCGCGTCGAGATCAAGGGCATCGACCCGCCGCCCTCGATCAAGGACGCGATGGAGAAGCAGATGCGTGCCGACCGCGACAAGCGCGCGCTCATCCTCTCCGCCGAGGGCCAGCGGCAGTCGTCGATCCTCACCGCGGAGGGCAACAAGCAGTCCGCCATCCTGAACGCCGAGGGCGACCGCGAGTCGCAGATCCTGCGGGCCCAGGCCGACCGGGAGTCCGCGATCCTGCGGGCCCAGGGTGAGGGCCAGGCCATCCAGATGGTCTTCCAGGCCATCCACGACGGCCAGCCCGACCAGTCGCTGCTGGCCTACCAGTACCTCCAGATGATGCCGAAGATCGCCGAGGGCGACGCCAACAAGGTGTGGGTCATCCCCAGCGAGATCACCAAGGCGCTGGAGGGCCTGGGCTCCTCGATCCACGAGATCGCGGGCATCCCGCAGAACTCCGGCGGCCCGCGCAAGCGGGTCGACATGGGCAGCTACGAGCCGGCCAAGCTGGCCGGCAGCGGAGCCCTGGCCGACGCCGAGGTCAGCAAGGCCAACGAGGCGGTCCAGGCGGCGATCGCCGAGGCCGCGCAGGCCGCGAACCCCGGCGTCGCAGACCCGTCCACGGCGATCGGCGGCACGCCGGACCCGACGGCGGCCGCGTCGACGGCGACGCCGGATCAGCCGGTCGACCAGCCGGTGGACCCGTCCGCGCCGCCCTCGGGGCCGGCGACCGGCTCGCAGGAGCCGCCGCCCCCGGCTGCACCCCCCGGGCCGCCCGCCTCGTAA
- a CDS encoding sulfite exporter TauE/SafE family protein, with protein MSPLEALAIGLAGLAAGTINTVVGSGTLITFPTLLAFGVPPVTANVSNTIGLVPGSLSGVVGYRRELVGQRARMLRIGVASLIGGIVGGVLLLVLPADAFSAIVPVLVGLGIVLVLFQPRISAWTARRHEAAGAAPRNPTYGAWWVWPAVLLAGVYGGYFGAAQGVLLMGIMGVGIPETLQRLNGLKNVLAAIVNAVAGLLFAVVADVDWRIVALIGIGSVIGGQLGATVGRRLPAPVLRGVIVVVGAVALVVFLVS; from the coding sequence GTGTCGCCGCTCGAAGCCCTCGCCATCGGACTGGCCGGGCTCGCGGCCGGGACCATCAACACCGTGGTGGGGTCGGGAACGCTGATCACGTTCCCGACCCTGCTGGCGTTCGGGGTGCCGCCTGTGACCGCCAACGTCTCCAACACGATCGGCCTGGTCCCCGGCTCGCTGTCCGGCGTGGTCGGCTACCGCCGCGAGCTCGTGGGCCAGCGCGCGCGGATGCTGCGCATCGGCGTGGCCTCGCTCATCGGCGGGATCGTCGGCGGGGTCCTCCTGCTGGTCCTGCCCGCGGACGCCTTCTCGGCCATCGTCCCGGTCCTGGTCGGGCTCGGGATCGTGCTGGTCCTCTTCCAGCCGCGCATCTCGGCCTGGACCGCGCGGCGCCACGAGGCCGCCGGCGCCGCGCCTCGCAACCCGACGTACGGCGCCTGGTGGGTGTGGCCCGCGGTGCTCCTGGCGGGGGTGTACGGCGGCTACTTCGGCGCCGCCCAGGGCGTCCTGCTCATGGGCATCATGGGCGTCGGCATCCCCGAGACCCTGCAGCGGCTCAACGGGCTCAAGAACGTCCTGGCCGCCATCGTCAACGCCGTGGCCGGCCTGCTCTTCGCCGTCGTCGCCGACGTCGACTGGCGCATCGTCGCCCTCATCGGCATCGGCTCGGTGATCGGCGGCCAGCTCGGCGCCACCGTCGGCCGCCGGCTCCCGGCGCCGGTGCTGCGCGGGGTGATCGTGGTGGTGGGCGCGGTCGCCCTGGTGGTCTTCCTCGTCAGCTGA
- a CDS encoding inositol monophosphatase family protein, with translation METQEVLELLQDVAAKVITPRFRSLSDDQVSEKNPGDLVTVADREAEELITAALTEAYPDALVLGEEASEGDETLLERFREADHAFTVDPVDGTKNFVAGSPLHAVMAAELRGGEVVRSWIWQPQLEAAYVAELGGGAWRNGERLHRPPLGDQLRGITSRRRWLGRALGALKALELTWVCCGVDYPKLVEGEADYALYKKAKPWDHAPGSLLLAEAGGHVGTFDGGAYRPQDEAPRGLVAAAGRATYDLVQGLVGDLPWP, from the coding sequence ATGGAGACCCAGGAAGTCCTCGAGCTGCTCCAGGACGTGGCGGCGAAGGTGATCACGCCGCGCTTCCGGTCGCTGTCCGACGACCAGGTCAGCGAGAAGAACCCCGGCGACCTCGTGACCGTGGCCGACCGCGAGGCCGAGGAGCTCATCACCGCCGCCCTGACCGAGGCCTACCCCGACGCGCTGGTCCTGGGCGAGGAGGCCAGCGAGGGCGACGAGACGCTGCTCGAGCGGTTCCGCGAGGCCGACCACGCCTTCACCGTCGACCCGGTCGACGGCACCAAGAACTTCGTCGCCGGCTCGCCCCTGCACGCGGTCATGGCCGCCGAGCTGCGGGGCGGTGAGGTCGTGCGCAGCTGGATCTGGCAGCCGCAGCTGGAGGCGGCGTACGTCGCGGAGCTCGGCGGCGGCGCCTGGCGCAACGGCGAGCGCCTGCACCGTCCGCCCCTCGGCGACCAGCTGCGCGGCATCACCTCCCGGCGCCGCTGGCTCGGCCGCGCTCTCGGCGCCCTCAAGGCCCTGGAGCTCACCTGGGTCTGCTGCGGCGTGGACTACCCCAAGCTGGTCGAGGGCGAGGCCGACTACGCGCTCTACAAGAAGGCCAAGCCCTGGGACCACGCCCCCGGCTCGCTGCTGCTGGCCGAGGCCGGTGGTCACGTCGGCACCTTCGACGGCGGGGCCTACCGGCCCCAGGACGAGGCGCCCCGCGGGCTCGTGGCCGCGGCCGGCCGCGCGACGTACGACCTGGTCCAGGGGCTCGTCGGCGACCTGCCCTGGCCCTGA
- a CDS encoding ABC transporter ATP-binding protein, with protein MAAVLEFAEVTVRKGRATLLDSVDWTVEEDERWVVLGPNGAGKTTLLQVASAQLHPTTGVAGILEEVLGTVDVFELRPRIGLTSAALAERVPRGELVRDVVVSAGYGVVGRWREEYDEQDHARAAELLEELGVKHLADRTFGTLSEGERKRVQIARALMTDPELLLLDEPAAGLDLGGREDLVSTLSVLAHDADSPATVLVSHHVEEIPPGFTHALLLKQGRVVAAGLLDHVLTEEHLSETFGMPLVLQHVAGRWNARRRQRRTPVGGVD; from the coding sequence ATGGCCGCCGTCCTCGAGTTCGCTGAGGTCACGGTGCGCAAGGGCCGGGCCACGCTCCTGGACAGCGTGGACTGGACCGTCGAGGAGGACGAGCGCTGGGTGGTCCTCGGCCCCAACGGCGCCGGCAAGACCACGCTCCTGCAGGTCGCGAGCGCCCAGCTGCACCCGACGACCGGCGTGGCCGGGATCCTCGAGGAGGTGCTCGGGACCGTCGACGTGTTCGAGCTGCGCCCGCGGATCGGCCTGACCAGCGCGGCGCTGGCCGAGCGCGTCCCGCGCGGCGAGCTGGTGCGCGACGTCGTGGTGTCCGCGGGCTACGGCGTGGTCGGCCGCTGGCGTGAGGAGTACGACGAGCAGGACCACGCCCGGGCCGCCGAGCTGCTCGAGGAGCTCGGCGTCAAGCACCTGGCCGACCGGACCTTCGGCACCCTCAGCGAGGGCGAGCGCAAGCGCGTCCAGATCGCGCGAGCGCTGATGACCGATCCCGAGCTGCTGCTCCTCGACGAGCCGGCGGCGGGGCTCGACCTCGGCGGCCGCGAGGACCTGGTGTCCACGCTCAGCGTGCTGGCCCACGACGCCGACTCCCCGGCCACGGTCCTGGTCAGCCACCACGTCGAGGAGATCCCGCCGGGCTTCACCCACGCGCTGCTGCTCAAGCAGGGCCGGGTGGTGGCCGCGGGGCTGCTCGACCACGTGCTGACCGAGGAGCACCTGTCCGAGACCTTCGGCATGCCGCTGGTCCTGCAGCACGTCGCCGGACGGTGGAACGCGCGGCGGCGCCAACGGCGCACCCCCGTGGGTGGCGTCGACTAG
- a CDS encoding VOC family protein has protein sequence MTRHTHHSIDYVELHVDDVAAAKAFYGDVFGWAFNDYGPTYAGIRAPDGDGEVGGITTGDQRGSGSPLVLMISDDLEASLAAVRGGGGEVVEGPFDYPGGRRLHFRDPSGNVLGVFEPSDG, from the coding sequence ATGACCAGGCACACCCACCACTCGATCGACTACGTCGAGCTCCACGTCGACGACGTCGCGGCCGCCAAGGCGTTCTACGGCGACGTGTTCGGCTGGGCCTTCAACGACTACGGCCCGACCTACGCCGGCATCCGGGCGCCCGACGGCGACGGCGAGGTCGGTGGGATCACCACCGGCGACCAGCGGGGGAGCGGGAGCCCGCTGGTCCTCATGATCAGCGACGACCTCGAGGCCTCACTGGCTGCCGTCCGCGGCGGGGGCGGTGAGGTGGTCGAGGGGCCGTTCGACTACCCAGGAGGGAGGCGCTTGCACTTCCGCGACCCGTCCGGCAACGTGCTCGGCGTCTTCGAGCCCTCGGACGGCTAG
- a CDS encoding alpha/beta hydrolase produces the protein MTTEAGREAVTDVLGEPYVAETLELPPDDEGEVVATLVHRSAAATSTKAVLHVHGFADYFFQTGYAEWWTERGYDFYALDLRKYGRSLGPHQTPTYVTDLAEYDAELDEAWRRITERDGHTEVVLSAHSTGGLVTGLWADRRRPAQLVGAVMNSPWLDLQGSTLRRVVTTPIIKQLGARQPRREIKRHVTGFYTRSLHRDHEGEWDFDLLWKPIESFTVYAGWLRAVREGHARLHRGLALSCPVLVLSSGRSALPEEMGEEVHGTDIVLDVEQIRRWATAYGPHVTYVAVDGARHDVVLSREEPRARAYAAVDTWMRAWVDPPSRSLL, from the coding sequence ATGACCACGGAAGCGGGGCGTGAGGCCGTGACCGACGTGCTCGGCGAGCCGTACGTGGCCGAGACCTTGGAGCTGCCGCCCGACGACGAGGGCGAGGTGGTCGCGACCCTGGTGCACCGCTCCGCGGCGGCCACCAGCACCAAGGCCGTGCTGCACGTGCACGGGTTCGCGGACTACTTCTTCCAGACCGGGTACGCCGAGTGGTGGACCGAGCGCGGCTACGACTTCTACGCCCTCGACCTGCGCAAGTACGGCCGCTCGCTGGGCCCGCACCAGACCCCGACGTACGTCACCGACCTGGCCGAGTACGACGCCGAGCTCGACGAGGCCTGGCGCCGCATCACCGAGCGCGACGGCCACACCGAGGTCGTCCTGTCCGCCCACTCCACCGGCGGCCTGGTCACCGGCCTCTGGGCCGACCGCCGCCGCCCGGCCCAGCTCGTCGGCGCGGTCATGAACTCACCGTGGCTGGACCTCCAGGGCAGCACCCTGCGCCGCGTGGTCACGACCCCGATCATCAAGCAGCTCGGCGCCCGTCAGCCCCGGCGCGAGATCAAGCGGCACGTCACCGGCTTCTACACCCGCAGCCTGCACCGCGACCACGAGGGCGAGTGGGACTTCGACCTGCTCTGGAAGCCGATCGAGTCGTTCACGGTCTACGCCGGCTGGCTCCGCGCCGTGCGCGAGGGCCACGCCCGGCTGCACCGCGGCCTGGCCCTGTCCTGCCCCGTCCTCGTGCTGTCCTCCGGCCGCTCGGCCCTGCCCGAGGAGATGGGCGAGGAGGTGCACGGCACCGACATCGTCCTCGACGTCGAGCAGATCCGGCGCTGGGCCACGGCGTACGGCCCGCACGTCACCTACGTCGCCGTCGACGGCGCCCGCCACGACGTGGTGCTCTCGCGCGAGGAGCCGCGTGCCCGCGCCTACGCCGCCGTCGACACCTGGATGCGGGCCTGGGTCGACCCGCCGTCGCGATCGCTGCTCTGA
- a CDS encoding cyanophycinase produces the protein MPSGPLMIIGGAEDKLRKRRVLKEFVAAAGGPEARIAVLPTASSLGDEIVEVYDALFRAEGAAEVVAVRPENRDEAHDADLVEELGKATGVFMTGGNQLKLSAIICGTPVGDAILAAHQRGAVVGGTSAGASIQSSHMIAMGVGGSTPKQRMTQMAAGLGLLQGVIIDQHFEQRNRYGRLLMLVAQSPQLLGIGVDEDTAAVVTEDVLSVIGRGAVTILDPSRITTNAFDAGRAAPLLASGVVLHVLPSGTRFDLTTRTLLTPDPRVDPLEAKELAEAGRDLSQMARDIAAADASPGALRRRLRRKRRPPEDVEYGEYAEHDRQDGADA, from the coding sequence GTGCCCTCCGGACCACTGATGATCATCGGCGGCGCTGAGGACAAGCTCCGCAAGCGTCGCGTGCTGAAGGAGTTCGTGGCCGCGGCGGGCGGGCCGGAGGCGCGGATCGCGGTGCTGCCGACGGCGTCGAGCCTGGGCGACGAGATCGTCGAGGTGTACGACGCGCTGTTCCGCGCGGAGGGCGCAGCGGAGGTGGTCGCCGTACGCCCCGAGAACCGCGACGAGGCCCACGACGCCGACCTCGTCGAGGAGCTCGGCAAGGCCACGGGCGTGTTCATGACCGGGGGCAACCAGCTCAAGCTCAGCGCGATCATCTGCGGTACGCCGGTCGGGGACGCGATCCTCGCGGCTCACCAGCGCGGCGCGGTCGTGGGCGGCACGTCGGCCGGCGCGTCCATCCAGTCCAGCCACATGATCGCCATGGGCGTGGGCGGCAGCACGCCCAAGCAGCGGATGACGCAGATGGCGGCGGGTCTGGGGCTGCTGCAGGGCGTGATCATCGACCAGCACTTCGAGCAGCGCAACCGCTACGGGCGCCTGCTCATGCTGGTCGCGCAGTCGCCGCAGCTGCTGGGCATCGGGGTCGACGAGGACACCGCGGCGGTGGTGACCGAGGACGTGCTCAGCGTGATCGGGCGCGGCGCGGTGACGATCCTGGACCCGAGCCGGATCACCACGAACGCCTTCGACGCCGGGCGCGCGGCGCCCCTGCTGGCCAGTGGGGTGGTCCTGCACGTGCTGCCGTCGGGAACCCGCTTCGACCTCACCACCCGCACGCTGCTGACGCCGGACCCCAGGGTCGACCCGCTGGAGGCCAAGGAGCTCGCCGAGGCCGGCCGCGACCTGAGCCAGATGGCCCGCGACATCGCCGCCGCCGACGCCTCCCCCGGCGCGCTGCGGCGCCGGCTGCGGCGCAAGCGCCGGCCACCGGAGGACGTCGAGTACGGCGAGTACGCAGAGCACGACCGACAGGACGGAGCCGACGCATGA
- a CDS encoding nuclear transport factor 2 family protein, with amino-acid sequence MDTAPSAGAALEAYAAAIAGHDWPGLRALLADDATVTLLHTGERFGAEQFVAFNRDYPGPWTFHRDEVVDAGDRGVLRAHVEAEAATFHVATFGSLDATGRLSDVVEVWSEAVAAHPQRSQERGSA; translated from the coding sequence ATGGACACCGCACCGAGCGCCGGAGCCGCCCTCGAGGCGTACGCCGCCGCGATCGCCGGTCACGACTGGCCCGGGCTGCGCGCGCTGCTGGCCGACGACGCGACGGTCACGCTCCTGCACACCGGCGAGCGCTTCGGGGCGGAGCAGTTCGTCGCGTTCAACCGCGACTACCCCGGGCCGTGGACGTTCCACCGCGACGAGGTCGTCGACGCGGGTGACCGGGGCGTGCTGCGCGCCCACGTCGAGGCCGAGGCGGCGACCTTCCACGTCGCCACCTTCGGCAGCCTCGACGCCACCGGCCGGCTGAGCGACGTGGTCGAGGTCTGGAGCGAGGCCGTCGCCGCCCACCCGCAGCGGAGCCAGGAGAGAGGAAGCGCATGA
- a CDS encoding glycerophosphodiester phosphodiesterase: MSRVLVSAHRMGAGGDRTRENSLEALEASLALGVDYVEFDVWPRGDGTFVVAHDPEHDRGLAYGAVLDAVRGRARGHVDLKVRTREDAVAAARQAVAVLGAEALVVTMGGAGCVRAVRDWADAEGLTLAVGLSLGRARELFPHRKVRRSRANVVVAHHTLARLGLAAFARRRGLPLLVWTVDTEDSLRYWLRPGRAWLVTTNHPGLALSLRG, encoded by the coding sequence GTGAGCCGGGTCCTGGTCAGCGCCCACCGGATGGGCGCCGGCGGCGACCGCACGCGCGAGAACTCCCTCGAGGCGCTCGAGGCCTCGCTGGCCCTCGGCGTGGACTACGTCGAGTTCGACGTGTGGCCCCGAGGGGACGGCACCTTCGTGGTGGCCCACGACCCCGAGCACGACCGGGGACTGGCGTACGGCGCCGTGCTCGACGCCGTGCGCGGGCGGGCGCGCGGCCACGTCGACCTCAAGGTGCGCACACGCGAGGACGCGGTGGCCGCAGCGCGCCAGGCGGTGGCGGTGCTCGGCGCCGAGGCCCTCGTCGTCACCATGGGCGGCGCGGGCTGCGTGCGCGCCGTGCGCGACTGGGCCGACGCCGAGGGCCTGACGCTCGCAGTGGGGCTGTCGCTGGGCCGGGCGCGCGAGCTGTTCCCGCACCGCAAGGTGCGCCGGTCGCGGGCCAACGTGGTCGTCGCCCACCACACGCTGGCCCGGCTCGGGCTGGCGGCGTTCGCCCGTCGTCGCGGGCTGCCGCTGCTGGTGTGGACCGTCGACACCGAGGACTCGCTGCGCTACTGGCTGCGGCCCGGCCGGGCGTGGCTGGTCACGACCAACCACCCCGGCCTGGCGCTGTCGCTGCGCGGGTGA
- the serB gene encoding phosphoserine phosphatase SerB has product MDDHRGPKPETLLITLTGKDRPGVTSTIFATLSRAGVEVVDIEQIVLRRRLVLGVLVTVPRDWKKLRDAVEATAADLDMNVEIDRGTGDNRVRRDGRSHVTVIGSPLKASAMAAVAGRIADTGANIDRIERMARYPVTAIDLHVSGLDTEALRGILAAEAAAQGIDVAVQPANLQRRGMRLIVMDVDSTLIQGEVIEMLAEHAGYRAEVAEVTERAMRGELDFEQSLRERVALLEGVDESAFDAVYDGIELAPGARTLVRILRRLGYRFALVSGGFSQITDRLAADLGIHFSRANRLEVVDGKLTGRILGDVVDRAGKARALREFAAELGLPVGAVIAIGDGANDLDMLNAAGLGIAYNAKPVVQDAADTAVNVPYLDTILYLLGISREEIEDADAEEGITTPAPPV; this is encoded by the coding sequence ATGGACGACCACCGCGGGCCGAAGCCGGAGACGCTGCTCATCACGCTGACCGGCAAGGACCGTCCCGGCGTGACCTCGACGATCTTCGCCACGCTCTCCCGCGCCGGCGTCGAGGTCGTCGACATCGAGCAGATCGTGCTGCGCCGCCGACTGGTGCTCGGCGTACTCGTGACCGTGCCGCGGGACTGGAAGAAGCTGCGCGACGCCGTCGAGGCCACCGCCGCCGACCTGGACATGAACGTCGAGATCGACCGCGGCACCGGCGACAACCGGGTGCGCCGCGACGGGCGGTCCCACGTGACCGTCATCGGCTCGCCGCTCAAGGCCTCGGCCATGGCCGCCGTCGCGGGCCGGATCGCCGACACCGGGGCCAACATCGACCGGATCGAGCGGATGGCGCGCTATCCCGTCACCGCCATCGACCTGCACGTCTCTGGCCTCGACACCGAGGCGCTGCGCGGCATCCTGGCCGCCGAGGCCGCCGCGCAGGGCATCGACGTGGCCGTGCAGCCCGCCAACCTCCAGCGCCGCGGCATGCGCCTGATCGTCATGGACGTCGACTCCACGCTCATCCAGGGTGAGGTCATCGAGATGCTGGCCGAGCACGCCGGCTACCGCGCGGAGGTCGCCGAGGTCACCGAGCGCGCCATGCGCGGCGAGCTCGACTTCGAGCAGTCGCTGCGCGAGCGCGTCGCCCTCCTCGAGGGCGTGGACGAGTCGGCGTTCGACGCGGTGTACGACGGCATCGAGCTCGCCCCCGGCGCGCGCACCCTCGTCCGCATCCTGCGCCGCCTCGGCTACCGCTTCGCGCTCGTCTCCGGCGGCTTCAGCCAGATCACCGACCGCCTCGCCGCCGACCTCGGCATCCACTTCTCCCGCGCCAACCGGCTCGAGGTCGTCGACGGCAAGCTCACCGGCCGCATCCTCGGCGACGTCGTCGACCGCGCCGGCAAGGCCCGCGCGCTGCGCGAGTTCGCCGCCGAGCTAGGCCTCCCGGTCGGCGCCGTCATCGCCATCGGCGACGGCGCGAACGACCTCGACATGCTCAACGCCGCCGGCCTCGGCATCGCCTACAACGCCAAGCCGGTCGTGCAGGACGCCGCCGACACCGCCGTCAACGTGCCCTACCTCGACACGATCCTCTACCTGCTCGGCATCTCCCGCGAGGAGATCGAGGACGCCGACGCGGAGGAAGGCATCACGACACCGGCCCCGCCGGTGTGA
- a CDS encoding DUF1990 family protein: MPSTGSAWTLSGHPEVGEEAFLAERDADGTWVHVRAISRPGTWYARLGGPAGRFAQRLVTERYLRAAGQL, translated from the coding sequence TTGCCGAGCACCGGCAGTGCCTGGACCCTGTCCGGCCACCCGGAGGTGGGCGAGGAGGCCTTCCTGGCCGAGCGCGACGCCGACGGAACCTGGGTCCACGTCCGCGCCATCTCCCGCCCCGGCACCTGGTACGCCCGCCTCGGCGGCCCCGCCGGCCGCTTCGCGCAGCGCCTCGTCACCGAGCGCTACCTCCGCGCCGCCGGACAGCTCTGA
- a CDS encoding NfeD family protein → MDWIGDHLAGVFLALAIALGIAEMFSLDLILLMLALGALVGMVSALLGAGFAVSAILAAVASVACLAVVRPPLVKRLHTGPELSLGHGKLVGQQAVVTQRITGLEAGRIKVGGEIWSARPYDDSLAIEPGATVEVWEIRGATAYVHPVPSIES, encoded by the coding sequence ATGGACTGGATCGGTGACCACCTGGCGGGGGTCTTCCTCGCCCTGGCCATCGCCCTGGGCATCGCCGAGATGTTCAGCCTCGACCTGATCCTGCTGATGCTGGCGCTCGGCGCCCTCGTGGGCATGGTGAGCGCGCTCCTCGGCGCCGGGTTCGCGGTCTCGGCCATCCTGGCCGCCGTGGCGTCGGTGGCCTGCCTGGCCGTCGTCCGCCCGCCGCTGGTCAAGCGCCTGCACACCGGGCCGGAGCTGTCCCTGGGCCACGGCAAGCTGGTCGGCCAGCAGGCGGTGGTGACCCAGCGGATCACCGGTCTGGAGGCCGGCCGGATCAAGGTGGGCGGCGAGATCTGGTCGGCCAGGCCCTACGACGACAGCCTGGCCATCGAGCCGGGGGCTACCGTCGAGGTCTGGGAGATCCGCGGAGCCACGGCGTACGTCCATCCTGTACCGAGCATCGAGTCCTGA